One window from the genome of Bacillus tianshenii encodes:
- the trmFO gene encoding FADH(2)-oxidizing methylenetetrahydrofolate--tRNA-(uracil(54)-C(5))-methyltransferase TrmFO, with protein sequence MSEHTVNVIGAGLAGSEAAWQIAKRGLKVNLYEMRPVRQTPAHHTDKFAELVCSNSLRANALSNAVGVLKEEMRNLDSVIVSSADDCQVPAGGALAVDRHEFAARVTERVKEHPNVTVYHEEIQEIPEGITVIATGPLTSEALSENLKRLTGEYLYFYDAAAPIIEKDSIDMEKAYFKSRYDKGEAAYINCPMNEDEFDRFYEALISAETVPLKEFEKEVFFEGCMPIEVMASRGKKTMLFGPMKPVGLEDPRTGKRPYAVVQLRQDDGAGTLYNIVGFQTHLKWGPQKEVVRLIPGLENAEIVRYGVMHRNTFINSPNLLKPTYQYKDRENLFFAGQMTGVEGYVESAASGLIAGINAARIAQGQEAVVVPKETAIGSMARYITEANSKNFQPMNANFGLFPSLEEKIRNKKERNEAYAKRALETIQNFAKNI encoded by the coding sequence ATGAGTGAACACACGGTTAATGTGATTGGTGCCGGGCTTGCGGGAAGTGAGGCGGCATGGCAAATTGCAAAGCGCGGTTTGAAAGTTAATTTGTATGAAATGCGTCCTGTCCGCCAAACACCTGCACACCATACTGATAAATTTGCTGAGCTAGTTTGCAGTAATTCACTGCGTGCGAATGCACTTTCAAATGCAGTAGGTGTATTAAAGGAAGAAATGCGGAATCTTGATTCTGTCATTGTCTCATCTGCGGATGATTGCCAGGTTCCGGCTGGAGGAGCACTTGCAGTTGACCGCCATGAATTTGCGGCGAGAGTAACAGAACGTGTGAAAGAACACCCGAATGTAACGGTTTATCACGAGGAAATTCAAGAAATTCCTGAGGGGATTACTGTCATTGCAACAGGGCCGCTTACATCAGAAGCACTTTCTGAGAACTTAAAGCGCTTAACAGGTGAATACCTTTACTTCTATGATGCGGCAGCACCGATTATTGAGAAAGACAGCATCGACATGGAGAAGGCTTATTTTAAGTCTCGTTATGATAAAGGTGAAGCTGCCTATATCAATTGTCCGATGAATGAAGATGAATTTGACCGATTTTATGAAGCATTAATTTCAGCTGAAACGGTTCCGCTTAAGGAATTTGAGAAAGAGGTTTTCTTTGAAGGGTGTATGCCAATTGAAGTGATGGCTTCTCGAGGTAAGAAAACAATGCTGTTTGGCCCGATGAAACCTGTTGGCCTTGAAGACCCCCGTACAGGGAAGCGCCCATACGCGGTTGTTCAGCTTCGTCAAGATGATGGAGCAGGAACCCTATATAATATAGTAGGTTTTCAAACACACCTTAAGTGGGGGCCGCAGAAAGAGGTTGTACGGTTAATCCCTGGACTTGAAAATGCTGAAATTGTCCGCTATGGTGTCATGCACCGAAATACTTTTATTAATTCACCGAATTTGTTGAAGCCAACATATCAGTACAAAGACCGTGAAAACTTATTCTTTGCTGGTCAAATGACAGGTGTAGAAGGTTATGTGGAATCAGCTGCCTCAGGTTTGATTGCTGGTATTAATGCAGCGAGAATTGCGCAAGGACAAGAAGCAGTTGTAGTTCCGAAAGAAACGGCAATTGGAAGCATGGCGCGTTATATTACAGAAGCAAATTCGAAAAACTTCCAGCCGATGAACGCGAACTTTGGTTTATTCCCTTCACTAGAAGAGAAAATTCGGAATAAAAAAGAACGTAATGAAGCATACGCTAAGCGAGCGCTAGAAACAATTCAGAATTTTGCCAAAAATATTTAA
- the topA gene encoding type I DNA topoisomerase: protein MADYLVIVESPAKAKTIERYLGKKYKVKASMGHVRDLPKSQMGVDVENEYEPKYITIRGKGPVLKELKTAAKKAKKIFLAADPDREGEAIAWHLAHSLNIDDQSDCRVVFNEITKDAIKESFKHPRAINMNLVDAQQARRILDRLVGYNISPILWKKVKKGLSAGRVQSVALRLIIDREKEIKQFEPEEYWTIKSLFDKDGDQFEASFYGIDGKKLDLKTKEDVDKVLNKLKGDDFDIEKVKKKDRKRNPAPPFTTSSLQQEAARKLNFRAKKTMMLAQQLYEGIDLGGKDGTVGLITYMRTDSTRISNTAQEEVKGYIEEKYGKEYAQTRKQSGKKNSNAQDAHEAIRPTATLRTPDTLKGVLKRDQLRLYRLIWERFVASQMTAAVMDTMTVDLVNEGVFFRATGSKIKFPGFMKVYIEGNDDNKKEEEKMLPNLEEGMSVTSKELDPKQHFTQPPPRYTEARLVKTLEELGIGRPSTYAPTLDTIQRRNYVTLDNKRFLPTELGEIVLELVVEFFPEIIDVDFTVKMERDLDEIEEGKENWVKIIDSFYQDFEKRVDVADKEMQEVEIKDEPAGEDCEKCGHEMVYKMGRYGKFMACSNFPECRNTKAIVKEIGVKCPKCEEGNIVERKSKKKRIFYGCDRYPECDFLSWDKPLARNCPKCNEYLVEKKTKKGSQVQCSSCDYKEELQT, encoded by the coding sequence ATGGCAGATTATCTCGTTATCGTTGAATCACCAGCAAAAGCAAAAACAATTGAACGATATCTAGGAAAGAAGTACAAAGTGAAAGCTTCCATGGGGCATGTTCGTGATTTGCCCAAGAGTCAAATGGGAGTGGACGTAGAAAATGAGTATGAACCAAAATATATTACAATCCGGGGCAAAGGGCCTGTCTTAAAAGAATTAAAAACAGCTGCAAAAAAAGCAAAAAAGATCTTTCTCGCAGCCGACCCCGACCGTGAAGGGGAAGCAATTGCTTGGCATTTAGCACATAGCTTAAATATAGATGACCAGTCAGATTGCCGGGTCGTATTTAATGAAATTACAAAGGATGCCATTAAGGAATCCTTTAAGCATCCACGTGCGATAAATATGAATCTTGTTGATGCGCAGCAAGCAAGAAGAATTCTTGATAGACTTGTCGGTTATAATATCAGCCCCATTCTATGGAAGAAAGTCAAAAAGGGCTTAAGTGCTGGGCGTGTTCAATCAGTCGCACTTCGCTTAATTATTGACAGAGAAAAAGAAATCAAACAATTCGAACCAGAAGAATATTGGACAATTAAATCGCTATTCGATAAAGACGGTGACCAATTCGAAGCAAGCTTCTACGGCATCGATGGGAAAAAGCTTGATCTTAAAACAAAAGAAGATGTGGACAAGGTATTAAATAAACTTAAAGGCGACGACTTCGACATTGAGAAAGTTAAGAAAAAAGATCGAAAACGTAATCCTGCGCCACCGTTTACTACATCCTCTCTGCAACAGGAAGCAGCTCGTAAATTAAACTTCCGAGCAAAGAAAACGATGATGCTTGCACAGCAGCTTTACGAAGGGATCGACCTTGGTGGAAAAGATGGCACAGTCGGTTTAATAACGTACATGCGTACCGACTCGACACGTATTTCGAATACAGCCCAAGAAGAAGTGAAAGGGTATATCGAAGAGAAATACGGAAAAGAATACGCACAAACACGTAAGCAAAGCGGCAAGAAAAATTCAAATGCGCAAGATGCCCATGAGGCGATTCGTCCGACAGCGACTTTGCGTACACCTGATACATTGAAAGGCGTCCTTAAGCGGGATCAACTACGATTATATCGGTTGATTTGGGAACGTTTTGTTGCAAGTCAAATGACCGCAGCTGTGATGGATACGATGACAGTTGATTTAGTAAACGAAGGCGTTTTCTTCCGGGCGACAGGTTCGAAAATTAAGTTTCCTGGCTTTATGAAAGTGTATATCGAAGGAAACGATGACAACAAAAAGGAAGAAGAGAAGATGCTTCCAAATCTTGAAGAAGGAATGAGTGTAACGTCAAAAGAGCTCGACCCGAAGCAGCATTTCACTCAACCTCCTCCGCGTTATACAGAAGCCCGTCTTGTGAAAACGCTTGAAGAACTCGGCATCGGTCGGCCTTCAACCTATGCACCGACACTCGATACAATTCAGCGCCGTAATTACGTTACGCTTGATAACAAACGTTTCCTACCGACAGAATTAGGCGAAATTGTCCTGGAGCTTGTCGTGGAATTCTTCCCTGAGATTATCGACGTTGATTTCACAGTGAAAATGGAAAGAGACCTGGACGAGATTGAAGAAGGCAAAGAAAATTGGGTGAAAATTATCGACAGCTTCTATCAAGACTTTGAGAAGCGCGTTGATGTAGCGGATAAAGAAATGCAGGAAGTTGAAATAAAAGATGAGCCTGCTGGTGAAGATTGTGAAAAATGCGGGCATGAAATGGTTTATAAAATGGGCCGCTATGGTAAATTCATGGCTTGCTCGAACTTTCCTGAATGCCGAAATACAAAAGCAATTGTGAAAGAAATCGGCGTGAAATGTCCGAAGTGTGAAGAAGGAAACATTGTAGAGCGCAAAAGTAAGAAGAAGCGTATCTTCTACGGCTGTGACCGCTACCCGGAATGTGACTTCTTATCATGGGATAAGCCGCTTGCAAGAAATTGCCCGAAATGTAATGAATACCTTGTTGAGAAAAAGACGAAAAAAGGCAGTCAAGTTCAATGCAGCAGTTGTGATTACAAAGAAGAATTACAAACGTAG